The following nucleotide sequence is from Saccharothrix texasensis.
CCGTGGCGAACGCGGGGTCGTCGACGTCCACGTGCACCACGTCACCCCACCGGCCGGGCTCCAGCGCGCCGAGGTCGTCGCGGCCCAACGCCGCCGCACCACCGCGCGTGGCCAGCAGCAACGCGTCCGCCGCCCGCATCGCCGTCGCGTCCCCCGACGTCACGCGCGCCAGCAGCGCCGCCAGCCTGGCCTCCTCGAACAGGTCCAGGTCGTCGTTGGACGCCGGCCCGTCCGTGCCCAACCCGACCGCGACGCCCGCGTCCAGGTAGGACCGCAGCGGCGCGATGCCCGACGCCAGCTTGGTGTTCGAGCCGGGGCAGTGCGCGATGCCGACCCCGTGGGCGGCGTAGATGGCCACGTCCTCCGGCGACAGGTGCACGGAGTGGGCCGACAGCACCCGCCCGCCCAGCACGCCCGCCTGCTCCAGCAGCCGCGGCACGGACCCGTGCGACGCCCGCTGCGCCAGGTCCTCCTCCGCCGACTCGGCCACGTGCACCTGCACCAGCGCGCCGCGGTCACGCGCCTGCCCGGCGATCTCGCCGAGCGCCTCCGGCGACAGGATGTACGCCGAGTGCGGCCCGTAGCTCAGCTCGACCCGCTCGTCGGGCCCGAACCGCAGCCCGTCGGCGTCGATCCACCGGGTGATCTCGTCGGTCATCGGCCGCCACGGCATCCCCGGCAGGTCCATGATCGCGGCACCGAACAGCACGCGCGACCCGGCGGTCAGCACGGCGTCCGCGAGCTGCTCGCCGTGGAAGTACATCTCGGCGCTGGTGGTCACGCCGTTGCGCAGCATCTCCACCGCGCCGAGCAGCATGCCGACCCGGATGTCCTCGGGCTTCATCTTCGCCTCGGCCGGCCACATCGCCTCACGCAGCCAGCGCAGCAGCGGCAGGTCCCCGCCCAGGCCGCGCAGCAGCACCATCGGGCTGTGCGCGTGGGTGTTCACCAGACCGGGCAGCAGGATGCCGCTGAGCCGGCGGACCTCGCCGTCGAACGCGGGGGCGTCGGCCTCCGCGCCGACGTGGGCGACCCGGCCGTCGACGACGTCGACCACGGCGTCGCGCAGG
It contains:
- a CDS encoding amidohydrolase family protein; protein product: MSLRLHAPVVLPCDPACTVLRDAVVDVVDGRVAHVGAEADAPAFDGEVRRLSGILLPGLVNTHAHSPMVLLRGLGGDLPLLRWLREAMWPAEAKMKPEDIRVGMLLGAVEMLRNGVTTSAEMYFHGEQLADAVLTAGSRVLFGAAIMDLPGMPWRPMTDEITRWIDADGLRFGPDERVELSYGPHSAYILSPEALGEIAGQARDRGALVQVHVAESAEEDLAQRASHGSVPRLLEQAGVLGGRVLSAHSVHLSPEDVAIYAAHGVGIAHCPGSNTKLASGIAPLRSYLDAGVAVGLGTDGPASNDDLDLFEEARLAALLARVTSGDATAMRAADALLLATRGGAAALGRDDLGALEPGRWGDVVHVDVDDPAFATGLDAPDEQVLANLVWASGTRRVKDVWVAGRQVVADGETTNVDRRAAQAGVREAAARLR